The DNA window TTTATCATGTGTGACCTGATTTTGCAATTCCTAATATTTAATACCAATCCCCACGCTACTACAACAAAAATATGTACGTAGGAGTTCTTTTTCGGGTTcctataatgatttttttaattttttaatttttttaaaaaatttattttaatcttttctttaattcttcattttttaaatttttaatcaccttaaaaatcgacgaaaaaattagtaaatattaaCTTGGACACCACGTGaataattaattatcttttttttaaaatataaaaaattattaaaatcatttaaaaattgtaaaaataaaattgttacaaaagttttaaaactttaaaaattgttaaaaatcaattaattattgatgtgatttgataaaaaaaagttcaagtctAATGGTTAAAATAGACGTAGAATTAAATAAggaactaaaatgattttttttttataaagttaaagaGTTAAATAAATCATCTTGCTATTTTTCTAACTAACTTCTAATTCCTAAACAGCTATAATCTAAGGACTTCTCAAACCATTAAAGTGcatctttaattttaaatttaataaatttataggTACACTACACTATTGATCACTCGAAAAAagtattttacttattttgatcattttatatttttttgttaatttaatcattctaattaagataattgctCGAATTGGTCACTACTgctaaaaattttgttaattcaCTAACAGATTCCAAACgtgacattttttttacttttgactaaagtTGAAGACATCTTTATAATTAgtcccaaaaaaaaattatgatttatttgTAATATAAGAACCACCAATTCTCTGCTCTCCATCTCTATTATTCCTCGCTCCACCACCTTACATGATTGCTTCTCCAACGTGGCCAAGGTGCTACTGTCAATTATTACGATTGCTGATCAAATCGTGAGtgaactttttcttcttttaatagtTGACATGCggtaaaattctaatttttgattttttttatctaaacatGTAGAGTTTTAAGGCAATATCTATATTAATATGGGAGTTGAAAATTTGTGTAAGTTTCAAAGTAGCTTAATCTGTTAAGATTGAATGccagaaaagaagaagaatagaGGAATTTGGAAGacgagagagaaaagaaaagaagagaagttTTGTTTCATCCAATAACATACTCAATCGCCCTTCCTTCACCTTTCCTCTACTGTTAAGCATGAGAAAGAGAGGTTCAGCTGGGTTGAAATTCGGTTGAAAACGGTTATGTCCAGCGGTTGGTATGAAACGCATCGTTTCATTAAACGATGATACCTCCCCCAACCCAATACGACCCGTTTCACCTCCTTACACCTAAAACACATTGTTTCATTAAGCGGTGCATTTAATCAACTAACAATaacagaaacaaaaaataaacaacaGTATAACAGAATTTTAAACATCATTTCAGCAACCAATTTATATCCCTTAACAAGTACCCCTGTTCGAAGACATCCTTGACCTCAAGTATCAAAAGTTGTATACTATTGTTGCAGTTCTTGCAAGACCTCCCATGTGGCATCTTCAGGAAAAGAAGCAACCCATTCAACCAGCACCTCAGTAGCATCTCGGTTACCCTTCTTCACCATTCAATGATCAAGGATGCGAATGGGCTCCTTGAGCAACATGCCATCATAGCCTGTAGGAGGCAGGGTGGATTGGACTGGTTGTTATTACCCACATGGCGCTTGAGTTGGGATACATGAAAGGTAGGATGTACCCTGGAGTTAGGTGACAGTTGGAGTTGTTTATTCGTATGTGTGCCATGTCggtaaagttaaaaaatatttaattttttcatttattttgagatgtttaacaaaaaaaagtaaatttaagggttaaaaaaatgtaaaaattaaataaaaggctAAAATGACATTTTCTATAAAGTTGAAGGGAAAAAAATTCATTATGccaaaaaatatcataataacaAATCGTTCTTTGTtttctataaaattaaaatatggatAAAAAATTTCATTATGTATAAATTGTTATTGGGCATAATTTTGAATACTTCAAAAGACTGATCTCCATTCTCCACAGTAGAAGCCAGCCCACATCAGTGATACTGTTCACGTGTTGGTCCTTTGCAAGgccttttttcctttcccttcacATTAATGGATGCAGATTTGCATAGTTCTTCACTGTTTCATTAAACATTAGAAAGGGTTGTTAGATTGAAGTTGATAGCAATAGTGTTCAAATTCAACGAATTACAGTTCTCCAAAATGGTCACTTGGTTTCTAGTTGTTGGGGGAAGCATTCACTGCGTGTTTGGGTGCAAGTTGACTCAACAAACTCTCATTAATCCTAAATCTCATTGATGAGTTGAATATTGATTTATTTTAGCATgtgctttttttttctcttcatatTGCTGTATAGCAGTTGGTTTCGATTCTAACTATTTTGGCTAAAAGTCAGATTAGTTGAATTAATTCAAAGTTGTTGACTGTAGTTTTGTATGGCATTAGAAAAGGTTTTCCTAGAAATCCTTCAAATagtatttagttttaattttgtgATACAACAAAATGTGAAAAACTCAAAAGAAAAGCAACAATTTGGAACATTATATCGTGTCCATATCTATATACACCAATTAGATTGTTCAGAGAACAAACTCAACAAGGGCATGCGTCTTCTTGGGGTACCCCATGCCCACCATATGGTTGAGATAAACCTTCCCATCTTTCACAGTTGCTGCCGTGGCAAAACGATGCATAGGACCCTTAAACTTTGCCACCACAGAAGCCGTCTCCCACCCATCGGTGCTCTCCACCAATCTCCCAGAGGGGTTTCCGGCGGCAACTACAAGCTTGGTAGGAGAAATCAGCTCTAAACCATCACCAAATGATAGTGGACCACCCGCAAGTTCAATCAACTTCACTTCATCTCCCTTGGCTAGATCAATCTTAAGCAAATAGCCACCCAGAGTATGAATTACGATCAAGTAGCCATCGGGGTGGTAAACGATTCCGCTCAATCCAGCCAAGCTTTTGTACCACTCTTTGGGAGTGAAGAGTGGGTTTGTGAGGGTAGACAAGATCTCACCATCCACACCTACCTTCCAAAGTTTACTGCCTTTCACATCGGTAACGTACGCATTACCATCTGCATCTACTGCAACATCATCCGCCAAGGATTTCTCATCACCTGAGAATCAAGCAACTAAGgtatgaaaaatgtttttaataacGACATAGCATTGAGCATGTGAAAAGGGAAGCAATTAAAGGTGTGTATGGTAGCATGTCACCGGGTTAGTTGGACCCTGATTTTAAGGGGCATAATTGCTTTTGTTCGTTGTTTATTGTACGTAAATGCCCACTTTGATATTATCAACAGCACAGAGAAGGCCATAATCCAAGTGACCCAACTGCTCATTTACAACTTCATACTTCATACAGGCAATTTTGACCATAACCCATTAGGTAGGTTATCAACCCTAAAATGACAAGCTCAGGctgttaaaaaaattgttttaatgaaaattttgattactaATATTTATATAGTTTGTCAAAATagttctaattatatttttgagttaTTAATCTTTGTTAAATTTTTCaaactattttatttaatgaaagaaacattaaaaaaaattaataagaatgatataaaatttcatatatagaatatttttatgaaatatttttaataaaatataatttattaaaaggaAATATTTTGAGAGTTTAGATTAAAGAGCCTTCGGGCAGGCTGTTATTTCTTAGTACTTTAAATACTGttgaattgaatttgattattattacaGTAGGCAAAAAGGGTAAAAATCGTTACCAGAGCCACTGAGCTTGGTTAGAAAGAGTCGTTTCCACGTGGACAAATCATAAGCCGCGAGTGCACTATATCGGTTGCCGAACATGTCGGCAACGGCGACAAGCAGCCGGTTTCGAGGACGGTCAAGGGCGAGGCCGAGGGAAGCATTCCCGGTCAAGTCAGAGTCTTTGACAACTGTGACTTCCTTTAATACGACGTCGCGGGTGTAATTTTGGGGGACGTGGATTTCTCCGACGCCACCTTCCAAGAAAGTGACAAGGAAACTACGGCTCTGATCGTCCCACTTGGCGGACTCGCGGAAAAAGCCGGAGCTGTGGTAGTGGAAAACGTGGTGATCAGTCTCGGCGCGTTCTTGGTAGATGATGTAAGCGATGGGAAGTGCGGATACGATGAAGAGGAAAATAAACAACCTTGCAGAGCAGAACCAAAGCGCCATGTTTTTCCAAAGAGAGAGAGGTAGGCGTAGCCTGCTGGTGTTTCAATTTCATACTTTGATTTCTTCTTTGGACTGTTCttcttttaaataatgttatggaTGCCTTAAtatcataaaaatcaatagaaactattaaaattcactttataaaattatgcgctcttttttgacttttcatgttatttttatattaaaaattatttaattcaagaTGATCCAACTCTCATGTTGAAGGCTATTTCGTCatcttataatataaatatttaatctataaataaataaaaagtattatACTGATATGTTGAAATATTTCCACTTTGGTGTTCAAGACTAATGCCTTCCAAGTGTTCAACTAATGTGATTCATGAATGTGGTatattgttatattatatttgtaCCGGCAAATTCGTGGGATTTGATGGTCTAAGGAAGGGCTTTGTTGTCCACCTTTGCAAATTCTCATGAATGAGTTGACACTAAAGATGAGTTCATGCGGGATCTTTTGATTAACACAGTAATTAACCACCTGGTGATGCAAAAAAGGCAGATATTCAAATTGTCGACATACAAGACAAAAAAGCTAAACACCAAAAGAGAAGACTAATGGATATCTAGATGAAAGAGGAAATGAGACTAGTTCCAAGATGGATGGGGCGAATGTGAGTGGAAACACGATATTTCTTCCCTAATTTCTTATTCTTAGACCAGGCttgtttaagtttaatttttagctTTAAGTAGTAATTTAGTATTTCTTTTTTGCATTTTTGTTTAAGTAGTTACTGTTTATGCATTTACTGTTtgagattaaaatattaaattttgggtGCTTTGTGGTAATGTACTTTCTTAAATAGCTTTGGTAAAACTTTGAGAAGGGACTTGGAAGTAAGAAGAAAAGGAAGGGGAAAACCCCAAAAAAGGAGAACAAAATTAAAGAGAAACCCAGTGATTCCACTCCCAGGGAACAAAGAGAAAGCATAGTGGAAATGCTAATGAATTGTTCCTATATTAGTAAATTGTGGTTAGAGAGGACTTATAGCTCGTGCATATGAAATTGCACTGTGGTTTAGTGCATAAAATCATTAATTACCTAACAATTGTCTTCTTTTTGTGATACAATAAAAAAGTGAAAACCACAAAAGAAAAGGAATAGTTTGGATTCTTGgaagttgaaattttgataaattatatcGTGTAAGTGCAAGTCCAGATCCATATACACCAATTAGATTGTTCAATTTCAAGTTTAGAGAACAAACTCAACAAGGGCATGTGTCTTCCTGGGGTACCCCATTCCAAACATATGGTTGAGATAAACCTTCCCATCTTTCACAGTCGCCGCCGTGGCTAAACGATGCATAGGACCCTTAAACTTTGCCACGACGGAAGCCGTCTCCCATCCATCGGTGCTCTCCACCAATCTCCCAGAAGGGTTTCCGGCGGCAACTACAAGCTTAGTAGGAGAAATCAGCTCTAAACCATCGCCAAATGCTAGTGGACCACCGGCAACTTCAATCAACTTCACTTCATCTCCCTTGGCTAGATCAATCTTAAACAAATTTCCGCTGAGAGTATGAATTACAATTAAGTAGCCATCTGGGTGGTAGACAATTCCGTTTAATCCAAGCAAGCTTTTGTACCACTCTTTTGGAGTGAAGAGTGGGTTTGTGAGGGTAGACAATAACTCACCATCCACACCTACCTTCCAAATCTTACTGCCTTTCACATCGGTCACGTACGCATTACCATCTGCATCTACTGCAACATCATCTGCCATGGATTTCTCATCTCCTAAACATCAAGAAATTTAGGTTAGAAAAACGTTTCTTTATAGTTTTATTTAGAGCATAGGGAGATAACGACATAGCCATAATGTCAACGGGTGAGTTGGACAATGATTTAAACGGGCCTTGAATTTTGACCATAGCCCATTAGGCAACAACACAAGCCCAGGCTGCTGAGTACTGGCCTGGCCTCCGAAATGTATATGATGATTCAAAACGATAACATCGATGCTTCTTTTTTATCAAGTCAAAAACTATACtaccatacatacatacaaaAAACTATACCTCCTCCAATGGAAGTAAAATATCCATACATACAGACAAGTTCAGATTCCAAGATAAAGTCCCACCAATTAAATACTAACAtctatgcttttttttttttatcaagtcAAAAACTATACCACCATCATCTGCCGGCCAACTTAAATcaccaaaagaaacaaaaacatttcTACGGTACCCTTACGAGTTGGGATATGCTGTTATCAGCCTAACGAGAACTTAGACCAACCCAATTCAAACTTTATATTTCAggtaatattgaattgaatttgattattgttACAGTAGAACATAGATTGGTTTAGAATACTTACCAGGGCCACTCAGCTTGGTTAGAAAGAGCCGTTTCCACGTGGACAAGTCATAAGCCGCAAGTCCACTATATCGGTTTCCTAGCACGTCGGCTACGGCCACAAGCAGCCGGTTTCTGGGCCGGTCAAGGGCGATGCCGTTGGAAGCATTCCCGGTCAAGTCAGAGTCTTTGACGACTGTGACCTCTTGTAATACGACGTCAGGGGTGTAATTTTGGGGGACGTGGATTTCTCCGACGCCGCCTTCCAAGAAACTGACAAGGAATCGACGGCCCTGATCGTCCCACTTGGCGCACTCGCGGAAAAAGCCTGAGCTGTGGTAGTGGAAAACGTGGTGGTCAGTCTTGGCGCGTTCTTGGGAGATTATGTAAGCGATTGGAAGTGCGGATACGATGAAGAGGAAAACAAGAAACCTTGCTGAGCAAAACCAAAGCGCCATGCCTTTTTCTTTCACTGTGATGTGTGTTATTATGGGAGTTGTGGaatcaaaataactaaaaaaaagaaaGGTTTAAGTAAAGCCCAAACGGAGGGGGAGCGGGTTGTTGGTGTTTGATTTGTTTTTTCTGCATTTCATTTTAAAGGTTAAACTATGCTATAGGTACTTAtacttttccataaatttatatttagttCAAGGCATTTAGTTCCtcttctttttcatattttaaattttaggtccAATTAGTAAAACCGTCAAACTTTTTCGTGTGGCAtttcaaaatagaaaaaatactCACTTTGCAGCAATATAACTAAAAACCGGTgttgtaatgaacctaaatttaacaaaataatgttAACAGttgaatctaaattttgaaatctgaaaaataaataaactaaatttttaaaaaataaaagtataaggagtaaattctaaatttaaaaatagtacaagaaattatggcatattttaatctaatttaaacaATGTTAATAAATGTCGAttaagtcttagctcgattggcatcAGCATTGTCGCCAATGTAgaggacgtgagtttgagtgCGCGGAAACAtcttatcctcttatttataaattaagaaaagtctataaataattttagatattatgttaaaaaaataaatataatcaaaactaagattatttaaaaaaataataataatcaaacaatataatcttttaaaagtCTTGACAGCTGCTGGTGAATAgtacactaataataataaaagtacaattctatatctatatataaaaatGGGACTATAAATAGAAATTAATTAAGAAGAAAACCATGATAATTGGATTAGGTTGGGTAGGTGGAAATATGAAGATTGTGGTTGAATTATAGGTGATGTGATTAATCATATTTATTACAAACTTCACACAAAGTCAAACCATGTTAATCCCTTCTTCTATACATTTTTTAAGGAATAAATAAAACAACTACAATTACgtcattttaaaaaaagaaaaagcattaATAAGCTAGtactattttttattgtttttattttacgtcattttttttaaattaacatcattttcaaaagtataatttttaatcaaattacataaaaaattattaaaattttaggaaaaaaaccAAATATGTTGAAACTACAGCTTGAAAAAACAACccataaagaaattgaaaaacctcaaataaataattaaaaattaaaagaagagataaaagaaaaaatgaaaccaacaattaaaaatcaaaaaaagGTTTGGAGGAAATTGAAAATTTATAGTCACCACTAATTGTATTATCAAactatattatttgattaaaacttaaaatggaaaaaaagttCACAgtctagaaattattttttttttaaagaaaattggtTGCACAAACATAAAAAAGTATTACCTTTCGaggaaaaaaatttgtaaaagaagaaaatatgtttgtttactatttaaaaaattaattattttaagtaatttaattaaagttaatttaggttagagaagatagtagatataaataagtgtataataatattttgttatctttaaaaAGAGTGatgtgataatattttaataacgcttaaaaattataatatttaatatcatcctaatataagttaaatgtgaattgctgatattattttactaataaagAAATAACAAATACTAATGTTTAAAAGATGTTGGGTAGCTACAGGTGCTCATGGGCCGAACGGcctgaaatatgggagggttcgggtaaaaatataggtctgaaatatgggtttgggcaaaaaatcaaggcccgtttaaaaaacgggccgggcctcgggcaccactttttcccccgagcccggcctggcccggcccgaatatataataaatatttattttttactttttatttttaaaatatttttttatttttaaaataaatttttggtgtttattaaaaaatgggccgggccgagctcgggcttaggaattttttcccgggctaggcctggacaaaatttcaaGCCGGGCCGGGCCTAGGACGCGGGCCgaaattttttctgggcccgACCCATGAGCAACTCTATGGGTAGCCCATCCACCCATTAAAAGACCTGATGTTTTGTT is part of the Gossypium hirsutum isolate 1008001.06 chromosome D11, Gossypium_hirsutum_v2.1, whole genome shotgun sequence genome and encodes:
- the LOC107912317 gene encoding uncharacterized protein produces the protein MALWFCSARLFIFLFIVSALPIAYIIYQERAETDHHVFHYHSSGFFRESAKWDDQSRSFLVTFLEGGVGEIHVPQNYTRDVVLKEVTVVKDSDLTGNASLGLALDRPRNRLLVAVADMFGNRYSALAAYDLSTWKRLFLTKLSGSGDEKSLADDVAVDADGNAYVTDVKGSKLWKVGVDGEILSTLTNPLFTPKEWYKSLAGLSGIVYHPDGYLIVIHTLGGYLLKIDLAKGDEVKLIELAGGPLSFGDGLELISPTKLVVAAGNPSGRLVESTDGWETASVVAKFKGPMHRFATAATVKDGKVYLNHMVGMGYPKKTHALVEFVL
- the LOC107912316 gene encoding uncharacterized protein, producing MALWFCSARFLVFLFIVSALPIAYIISQERAKTDHHVFHYHSSGFFRECAKWDDQGRRFLVSFLEGGVGEIHVPQNYTPDVVLQEVTVVKDSDLTGNASNGIALDRPRNRLLVAVADVLGNRYSGLAAYDLSTWKRLFLTKLSGPGDEKSMADDVAVDADGNAYVTDVKGSKIWKVGVDGELLSTLTNPLFTPKEWYKSLLGLNGIVYHPDGYLIVIHTLSGNLFKIDLAKGDEVKLIEVAGGPLAFGDGLELISPTKLVVAAGNPSGRLVESTDGWETASVVAKFKGPMHRLATAATVKDGKVYLNHMFGMGYPRKTHALVEFVL